One part of the Flavobacterium johnsoniae UW101 genome encodes these proteins:
- a CDS encoding DUF493 family protein, protein MENDNEKNTAEFYERLKVELDNANTWPAEYLYKFIVPSVADNVERVEKAFDRMGAVIKTTKSKTGKFTSVSIDVTMHSSDEVIAKYKEVSTIEGIVSL, encoded by the coding sequence ATGGAAAACGATAACGAAAAAAATACAGCCGAATTTTACGAAAGATTAAAAGTTGAACTTGATAACGCAAATACTTGGCCGGCAGAATACTTGTACAAATTTATTGTGCCTTCTGTAGCAGATAATGTGGAGCGTGTCGAAAAAGCTTTTGACAGAATGGGAGCGGTTATTAAAACAACAAAATCTAAAACCGGTAAATTTACCAGTGTTTCTATAGATGTTACCATGCACAGCTCAGACGAGGTGATTGCTAAATACAAAGAAGTATCTACAATTGAAGGTATAGTTTCATTATAA
- a CDS encoding outer membrane beta-barrel protein yields MKKVILTAIAVLGFAFANAQTGGFAKGDAFISGALSVNSTKEGDAKTSGFIIEPKVGYFVSENIAVGAKLGFGSTKVGDIKTNDFTVGAFGRYYFTPASQFSVYGQAGVDFTNSKVKPGDFKSNEVGANLGLGLSYFLSNHFAIEATWLGLGYNVNNNGGHGADKTNSFNFGTDLRDVAFGVVYKF; encoded by the coding sequence ATGAAAAAAGTTATTTTAACTGCTATTGCAGTATTAGGATTTGCATTTGCTAATGCACAAACTGGAGGTTTTGCTAAAGGTGATGCGTTTATTTCTGGAGCTTTAAGTGTTAACTCAACTAAAGAAGGAGATGCAAAAACAAGCGGATTTATAATTGAGCCAAAGGTTGGATATTTTGTGTCTGAGAATATTGCAGTTGGAGCGAAATTAGGTTTTGGATCAACAAAAGTAGGAGATATCAAAACTAATGATTTTACAGTTGGAGCATTTGGTAGATATTATTTTACTCCTGCTTCTCAGTTCTCTGTTTATGGTCAGGCAGGTGTTGATTTTACTAATAGTAAAGTAAAACCTGGAGATTTTAAATCAAACGAAGTTGGTGCAAATCTTGGTTTAGGTTTAAGCTATTTCTTATCTAATCATTTTGCAATCGAAGCTACTTGGCTTGGTTTAGGTTACAATGTAAACAACAACGGAGGTCACGGAGCAGACAAAACGAACAGTTTTAACTTCGGAACTGACTTAAGAGATGTAGCTTTTGGAGTAGTTTACAAATTCTAA
- a CDS encoding DUF4290 domain-containing protein, translating into MIEKYKKEVANDVVFNLEYNSERQRLIIPEYGRHLQKLIDQATAIEDDETRNKAAKYIIQVMGSLNPHLRDVPDFQHKLWDQLFIMSDFKLNVESPYPIPSRDVLQLKPETLQYPQNFPKYRFYGNNIKYMIDVANKWEEGEMKNALVMVIANHMKKSFLSWNKDTVKDDVIFEHLYELSGGKINLLHSTEELLNTTDLMRTNKRVSNKTAVGGQAKIQNNKNNKGGQKKTFQKNNQK; encoded by the coding sequence ATGATCGAAAAATATAAAAAAGAAGTCGCAAACGACGTTGTTTTTAATTTAGAATATAATTCTGAAAGACAGCGTTTGATTATTCCGGAGTATGGTCGTCATTTACAAAAACTGATCGATCAGGCTACTGCAATCGAAGATGATGAAACGCGCAACAAAGCAGCGAAATACATCATTCAGGTTATGGGAAGCTTAAATCCGCATTTGCGTGACGTGCCGGATTTTCAGCATAAATTATGGGATCAGCTTTTTATCATGTCTGATTTCAAATTGAATGTTGAATCTCCATATCCAATCCCGTCAAGAGATGTTTTGCAGTTAAAACCAGAAACTCTGCAATATCCGCAGAATTTTCCAAAATACAGGTTTTATGGTAACAATATCAAATACATGATTGATGTTGCCAATAAATGGGAAGAAGGCGAAATGAAAAATGCATTGGTAATGGTTATTGCCAATCATATGAAAAAATCTTTCCTGAGCTGGAACAAAGACACTGTAAAAGATGATGTGATTTTTGAACATTTATACGAATTGTCTGGAGGAAAAATCAACTTGCTGCACAGCACAGAAGAGCTTTTAAATACGACAGATTTAATGCGTACCAACAAACGTGTTTCAAACAAAACGGCTGTGGGCGGACAGGCTAAAATTCAAAACAATAAAAATAATAAAGGAGGTCAAAAAAAGACTTTTCAAAAAAACAATCAAAAGTAA
- the murA gene encoding UDP-N-acetylglucosamine 1-carboxyvinyltransferase has translation MGIFKIEGGTPLKGEITPQGAKNEALQILCAVLLTGEKVKINNIPDIIDINKLITLLGNLGVKIQRNEPGSITFQADEVNVGYLETEAFKKEGGALRGSIMIVGPLLARFGKGYIPKPGGDKIGRRRLDTHFEGFINLGAKFRYNREDHFYGVESPKEGLKGTDMLLDEASVTGTANIVMAAVLANGTTTVYNAACEPYLQQLCKMLNSMGAKITGVGSNLLTIEGVESLGGCEHTILPDMIEIGSWIGLAAMTKSEITIKNVSWENLGLIPNTFRKLGITIEKRNDDIYIPAHKDGYEVKTDIDGSILTIADAPWPGFTPDLLSIVLVVATQAKGDVLIHQKMFESRLFFVDKLIDMGAKIMLCDPHRAVVMGHNFESQLKATTMSSPDIRAGISLLIAALSAKGTSTIQNIEQIDRGYERIDERLRAIGAKIVRA, from the coding sequence ATGGGAATTTTTAAAATCGAAGGAGGGACACCTCTAAAAGGAGAAATCACTCCACAAGGAGCAAAGAATGAGGCATTACAAATTTTATGTGCCGTGCTGCTGACAGGAGAGAAAGTGAAAATTAATAACATTCCTGATATTATAGACATCAATAAATTAATCACTTTGTTGGGTAATTTAGGGGTTAAAATTCAACGTAATGAGCCGGGATCAATTACTTTTCAGGCAGATGAAGTAAACGTTGGATACTTAGAAACTGAAGCTTTCAAGAAAGAAGGCGGAGCGCTTCGTGGTTCTATTATGATTGTTGGACCGCTTTTGGCTCGTTTTGGAAAAGGATATATTCCAAAACCAGGAGGAGACAAAATTGGACGTCGTAGATTAGATACGCATTTTGAAGGATTTATTAATCTTGGTGCAAAATTCAGATACAATAGAGAAGATCACTTTTATGGAGTAGAATCTCCAAAAGAAGGACTTAAAGGAACAGATATGCTTCTTGATGAAGCTTCTGTAACAGGAACTGCAAATATTGTAATGGCTGCGGTTTTAGCAAATGGAACAACTACTGTTTACAATGCAGCCTGCGAACCTTACTTACAGCAACTGTGTAAAATGCTGAACTCAATGGGAGCAAAAATCACTGGAGTTGGTTCTAACTTGTTGACTATTGAAGGTGTTGAAAGTCTTGGAGGATGTGAGCATACAATTTTACCGGATATGATCGAAATTGGTTCTTGGATTGGTCTTGCGGCTATGACAAAAAGCGAAATTACGATCAAAAATGTAAGCTGGGAAAACCTAGGTTTGATTCCAAATACATTTAGAAAATTAGGTATTACAATCGAAAAACGTAACGACGATATTTATATTCCTGCTCACAAAGACGGATATGAAGTAAAAACAGATATCGACGGATCAATCTTAACAATTGCCGATGCACCATGGCCGGGATTTACTCCTGACTTGTTAAGTATTGTTTTAGTTGTGGCAACACAGGCAAAAGGTGATGTTTTAATTCACCAAAAAATGTTCGAAAGCCGTTTGTTCTTCGTAGATAAATTAATTGATATGGGAGCAAAAATTATGTTATGTGATCCGCATAGAGCTGTGGTTATGGGACATAATTTCGAATCTCAATTAAAAGCAACAACAATGTCATCTCCTGATATTCGTGCAGGAATTTCATTATTGATTGCGGCGCTTTCTGCAAAAGGAACAAGCACAATTCAAAATATTGAGCAGATTGACCGTGGATACGAGCGTATTGACGAGCGTTTGAGAGCAATCGGTGCAAAAATCGTGAGAGCTTAA
- a CDS encoding RecQ family ATP-dependent DNA helicase, which produces MLDAQEILLKYWKHSSFRPLQKEIIDSVLEGQDTFALLPTGGGKSICFQVPAMMREGICLVISPLIALMKDQVANLQKRDIKAIALTGGIHTEEIIDLLDNCQFGNYKFLYLSPERLQSDWILERIKNLPINLIAIDEAHCVSQWGHDFRPAYLKISELKKYFPKIPFLALTATATPRVVEDIKTELGLKDTKLFQQSFERKNIAYMVFEVEDKLYRVEQILKKNPQPSIIYVRNRKSCLNMSTQLQSLGFRATYYHGGLSAQEKDKNMQLWMSEQAQVIVATNAFGMGIDKDNVKTVIHTQLPENLENYYQESGRAGRNGEKAFSVLLFNNSDATQTEQQFINVLPDKKFLKTIFIKLCNYFQIAYGEGLDDSYSFKMNHFCNKYDFPTLKTYNALQFLNQQGIITMSQEFSEKVTMQFLIESKEVIRYMSLNPNDEEIILAILRTYPGIHEMKTPLNLSLIAKKSNHSEEQVTALLEKLKEKEIIEYKSKNNDATILFNEVREDDLTINRVSKYLEKQNKLKRDQLSSVLYYIKEDKTCKNRLVLDYFGEETKVNCGVCSYCITQKGKITEADSIADKILHLLKATALTSREIQNQIKLDAKDVLLVLQELLENNHIVILANNKYTLKS; this is translated from the coding sequence ATGCTGGACGCGCAGGAAATTCTTTTAAAATACTGGAAACACTCCAGTTTTAGACCGTTACAAAAAGAAATTATCGATTCGGTTTTAGAAGGTCAGGACACTTTTGCACTGCTGCCAACCGGAGGCGGAAAATCAATTTGTTTTCAGGTTCCGGCTATGATGCGTGAAGGAATCTGTCTGGTAATTTCACCTTTGATCGCTTTAATGAAAGATCAGGTGGCGAATCTGCAAAAAAGAGATATTAAAGCGATTGCACTTACAGGCGGCATTCATACAGAAGAAATTATTGATCTGCTGGATAACTGCCAATTCGGAAATTATAAATTCCTTTATCTTTCTCCGGAACGTTTACAATCGGACTGGATTTTAGAAAGAATCAAAAATCTTCCTATAAATTTAATTGCCATTGATGAAGCACATTGTGTTTCGCAATGGGGGCATGATTTTAGACCTGCTTATTTAAAAATTTCTGAACTTAAAAAATACTTCCCTAAAATTCCGTTTTTAGCTTTGACCGCAACAGCGACTCCTAGAGTTGTTGAAGACATCAAAACCGAACTCGGATTAAAAGACACCAAACTTTTTCAACAGTCTTTTGAAAGAAAGAATATTGCATACATGGTTTTTGAAGTTGAAGACAAATTATATCGTGTCGAGCAGATTTTAAAGAAAAATCCACAGCCGTCTATTATATATGTACGAAACAGAAAATCATGCCTTAATATGTCAACTCAATTACAATCGTTAGGATTTAGAGCAACGTATTATCACGGCGGACTTTCGGCTCAGGAAAAAGATAAAAACATGCAGTTGTGGATGTCGGAGCAGGCACAAGTTATTGTAGCCACCAATGCGTTTGGAATGGGAATCGACAAAGACAATGTAAAAACGGTTATTCATACTCAATTACCTGAAAATTTAGAAAACTACTATCAGGAATCTGGACGAGCGGGACGAAATGGAGAAAAGGCTTTCTCGGTTTTATTATTCAATAATTCTGATGCAACTCAAACAGAACAACAGTTTATAAATGTTTTGCCAGACAAGAAGTTCTTAAAAACCATATTTATTAAACTTTGTAATTATTTTCAAATCGCTTATGGTGAAGGTTTAGATGATTCGTATTCGTTTAAAATGAATCATTTTTGCAATAAATATGACTTCCCTACTTTAAAAACTTATAATGCACTGCAGTTTTTAAATCAGCAAGGCATTATTACCATGTCTCAGGAATTTTCAGAAAAGGTTACAATGCAGTTTTTAATAGAATCCAAGGAAGTGATTCGATACATGAGCCTGAACCCGAATGACGAAGAAATTATTCTGGCAATTTTAAGAACTTACCCAGGGATTCATGAAATGAAAACACCGCTTAATCTCTCACTTATTGCCAAAAAATCAAATCATTCTGAAGAACAAGTTACAGCACTTTTAGAAAAATTAAAAGAGAAAGAGATCATTGAGTATAAATCTAAAAATAACGACGCGACTATTTTATTTAATGAAGTCCGCGAAGATGATTTGACGATAAACAGGGTTTCTAAATATCTGGAAAAACAAAATAAACTGAAACGCGACCAGCTTTCGTCTGTACTATATTATATAAAAGAAGACAAAACTTGTAAAAACCGACTGGTTTTGGATTATTTTGGAGAAGAAACCAAAGTCAATTGCGGTGTTTGTTCTTACTGCATTACTCAAAAAGGAAAAATCACAGAAGCTGATTCTATTGCCGATAAAATTCTTCACTTATTAAAAGCAACTGCCTTAACTTCGCGCGAAATTCAAAATCAAATTAAATTAGACGCAAAAGATGTTCTTTTGGTATTGCAGGAATTATTAGAAAACAATCATATCGTAATATTAGCGAACAATAAATACACTTTAAAATCATAA
- a CDS encoding AAA family ATPase, whose translation MQKEIIVLLGGPGTGKSTLINELVARGYCCYPEISREVTLEAQKRGIEQLFLEQPLLFSEMLLEGRIQQFKNAKEEPDNVVFIDRGIPDVVAYMDYIGDEYPEHFIKACEDYKYSKTFILPPWEEIYQSDTERYENFEQALEIQKHLIETYKKYGYDLIEVPKDTVENRILYILDKI comes from the coding sequence GTGCAAAAAGAAATCATAGTCCTACTTGGCGGTCCTGGTACAGGAAAATCTACACTTATAAACGAATTAGTAGCTCGAGGCTATTGCTGCTACCCAGAAATTTCCAGAGAAGTTACTCTTGAAGCCCAAAAAAGAGGCATCGAGCAATTGTTCTTAGAACAGCCTTTATTGTTTAGCGAAATGCTGTTAGAAGGCCGTATTCAGCAGTTTAAAAATGCCAAAGAAGAACCTGACAACGTAGTTTTTATTGACCGCGGTATTCCAGATGTTGTCGCTTACATGGATTATATTGGCGATGAATATCCTGAACATTTTATAAAAGCTTGTGAGGACTATAAATATTCTAAAACTTTCATTTTACCACCGTGGGAAGAAATTTATCAAAGCGACACAGAACGTTATGAAAATTTCGAACAGGCATTAGAAATCCAAAAACATCTAATCGAGACCTATAAAAAATACGGTTACGATCTAATTGAGGTTCCCAAAGATACGGTTGAAAACAGAATTCTTTATATCTTAGACAAAATTTAG
- a CDS encoding DUF5686 and carboxypeptidase regulatory-like domain-containing protein — MKNITILAFLIFSISNFAQIKGTVTDEKGNPLPFVSIFEEGTYRGTTSNEQGQYQLQVKEIGKNKIVFQYLGFKTQKLTVSSDSKILTLDVKMQEESFALNEVVIDPKNNPANAIIKNAIANRKENSEKTARFTADFYSKGILKVKDLPKKILGQKVDLGPDLSSNLDSTGTGILYLSETISKISYQKPDKLKETIIASKISGNNKGFSYNTAALSTYDFYDNTLEFDINLISPIANNAFSYYKYKLEGSFYDDNKNQIYKIKVIPKRDKEPVFEGYIYIVDDSFAIYAVDVDIKGYRVKNEFTESMTLKQSFSYNSKNKIWSKNAQTLSFNAGGFGVKFSGQFNYVYSNYEFPDSFAKKTFGNEIVAFDLNANKKDDSYWNEIRPIPLTLEESTDYTKKDSLQTIRKSKKYTDSIDAKNNKFKVLNILGAYDYKNTFKKYSFAFDGLLSPTSLSFNTVQGFNLGTGFSFKKWNEETGKSTSISTDFNYGFSDERLRVTGQFTHRFNAINYATISAYGGTKTAQFNSAEPISKLVNSVSSLFFKDNYMKLYNLEFAQVNYTQDIANGINLNAKLAYEQRKPLFNTTDYSFFKRDDIYSSNNPLAPDDFSTPAFSQHHLMKANLNFRFNFGNKYISRPDGRYNFKDEKYPTVYLAFEKAFAASEKNYEFERIGTAVQYDLKLNNKGILGMNFKAGKFFNAENISFIDYRHFNGNQTHIGTSDRYLNVFNLMPYYANSTNDSYFEMHLEHNDMGFIMNKIPLLNLLKATMNLGFHSLAIPDRKPYTEFTVGLDNLGFGKFKLFRVDYVHSYQGGMQQNGVVFGLKILNVLN, encoded by the coding sequence ATGAAAAACATTACTATACTCGCCTTTCTAATATTTTCAATTTCTAATTTTGCCCAAATCAAAGGAACTGTAACCGATGAAAAGGGAAATCCGCTGCCTTTTGTTTCTATTTTTGAAGAAGGCACCTACAGAGGAACTACTTCAAATGAACAAGGACAATACCAGCTGCAGGTAAAAGAAATTGGAAAAAATAAAATCGTTTTTCAATATCTTGGATTTAAAACCCAGAAACTGACTGTTTCGTCTGATTCTAAAATTTTGACTTTAGATGTAAAAATGCAGGAAGAAAGTTTTGCATTGAATGAAGTTGTGATAGACCCAAAAAATAATCCTGCAAATGCAATCATCAAAAACGCTATTGCAAACCGAAAGGAAAACTCCGAAAAAACAGCCCGATTTACAGCCGATTTTTATTCAAAAGGTATTTTAAAAGTAAAAGATCTGCCTAAAAAAATATTAGGCCAAAAAGTAGATCTTGGACCAGATTTATCATCCAATTTAGATTCAACCGGAACTGGGATTTTATATTTATCTGAAACCATCTCAAAAATTTCCTATCAAAAACCAGATAAGTTAAAAGAAACGATAATTGCATCAAAAATCTCTGGAAACAATAAAGGCTTTAGTTACAACACTGCAGCTTTATCTACTTACGATTTCTATGACAACACTTTAGAGTTTGACATTAACCTCATCTCTCCTATTGCTAATAATGCTTTCAGTTATTATAAATACAAACTGGAAGGTAGTTTTTATGACGATAATAAAAACCAGATTTATAAAATTAAAGTAATCCCAAAACGCGATAAAGAACCTGTTTTTGAGGGATACATTTATATTGTTGATGACAGTTTTGCTATTTATGCAGTAGATGTAGACATTAAAGGATATAGAGTAAAAAATGAATTTACTGAAAGTATGACTTTAAAACAAAGCTTTAGTTACAATTCAAAAAACAAAATCTGGTCAAAAAACGCACAAACTCTTTCTTTTAATGCAGGTGGTTTTGGAGTAAAATTTTCTGGTCAGTTTAATTACGTTTATTCCAATTATGAATTTCCGGATTCATTTGCCAAGAAAACTTTTGGAAACGAAATTGTTGCTTTTGATTTGAATGCAAATAAAAAAGATGACTCGTACTGGAATGAAATACGCCCCATTCCTTTAACACTTGAAGAAAGCACTGATTATACTAAAAAGGACAGTCTGCAGACCATTAGAAAATCAAAAAAATATACCGATTCTATAGATGCTAAAAACAATAAATTCAAAGTTTTGAATATTCTGGGAGCTTATGATTATAAAAACACTTTTAAAAAATATTCGTTTGCATTTGATGGCTTATTAAGTCCGACATCTTTGAGTTTTAATACCGTTCAGGGATTTAATCTTGGGACTGGTTTTTCATTTAAAAAATGGAATGAAGAAACCGGAAAAAGCACTTCAATAAGCACCGATTTTAATTATGGCTTTTCGGATGAACGTTTGCGTGTTACTGGTCAGTTCACCCACCGATTTAATGCAATTAACTATGCCACAATTTCGGCCTATGGAGGAACAAAAACGGCTCAGTTTAATAGTGCTGAACCTATCAGTAAATTGGTCAATTCTGTAAGTTCTTTATTTTTCAAAGACAATTACATGAAATTATACAATCTGGAATTTGCTCAGGTTAATTACACGCAGGATATTGCAAACGGAATTAATTTAAATGCAAAATTAGCTTACGAACAACGAAAACCACTTTTTAATACTACTGATTATTCTTTTTTTAAAAGAGATGATATTTATTCATCAAATAATCCTCTGGCGCCGGATGATTTTAGCACTCCCGCATTCAGCCAGCATCATTTAATGAAGGCCAATTTGAATTTCAGATTTAATTTTGGAAACAAATACATTTCAAGACCAGACGGAAGATATAATTTTAAAGATGAAAAATACCCAACAGTTTATCTCGCTTTTGAAAAAGCTTTTGCTGCAAGTGAGAAAAACTATGAATTTGAACGTATTGGAACCGCTGTTCAATATGATTTAAAACTAAATAATAAAGGTATTTTAGGAATGAATTTTAAAGCTGGTAAATTCTTTAATGCCGAAAATATTTCTTTTATCGATTACAGACATTTTAACGGAAATCAAACTCACATAGGCACAAGCGATCGATATTTGAATGTTTTCAATTTAATGCCGTACTACGCAAACAGCACAAACGACAGCTATTTTGAAATGCATTTGGAACACAATGACATGGGATTCATAATGAATAAGATTCCGCTTTTAAATCTTTTAAAAGCAACTATGAACCTGGGCTTTCATTCACTGGCAATTCCGGATCGTAAACCTTATACTGAATTTACGGTAGGTTTAGACAATTTAGGTTTCGGAAAATTTAAATTGTTCAGAGTCGATTATGTACATTCTTACCAAGGCGGTATGCAGCAGAATGGTGTTGTGTTTGGATTGAAGATTTTGAATGTGTTGAATTAA
- the aroQ gene encoding type II 3-dehydroquinate dehydratase, with amino-acid sequence MKICIINGPNLNLLGKREPEVYGSQTFEDYFETLKQKFPNVELSYYQSNIEGELIGKIQEVGFSFDGIILNAGAYTHTSIGLGDAMKAVTTPVIEVHISNTYARESFRHQSYLSGNAKGVILGFGLKSYELAIQSFL; translated from the coding sequence ATGAAAATCTGCATTATCAATGGGCCGAATTTGAATCTTTTAGGAAAACGTGAACCAGAAGTTTACGGAAGTCAGACTTTTGAAGATTATTTTGAAACGTTGAAACAAAAATTCCCAAACGTTGAGCTTTCTTATTACCAAAGTAATATTGAGGGTGAATTGATTGGTAAAATTCAGGAAGTAGGTTTTTCATTTGACGGAATTATTCTTAACGCTGGCGCGTATACTCACACTTCTATAGGTTTGGGAGATGCTATGAAAGCCGTTACAACTCCTGTAATAGAAGTTCATATTTCAAATACTTATGCACGCGAAAGCTTTAGACATCAATCTTATTTATCCGGAAATGCTAAAGGCGTAATTTTAGGTTTTGGATTAAAAAGCTACGAATTGGCAATTCAATCTTTTTTGTAA
- a CDS encoding porin family protein, translated as MKKILLAAVLFIATTTAIQAQFIQIGVKAGVNFANQTGGSDFNGISVDKEGITSYHAGLVAELKLLEKFSIQPELLYTTQGAEYKSAVQDFKNEMGYIAIPVMAKIYMTKSLSLELGPQASFLVSNKKEFDAADPKTFDFSLNAGLGLKVVGGLFVQARYGIGLTEVSKDADFKNSVFQLSAGYMF; from the coding sequence ATGAAGAAAATACTTCTAGCAGCTGTATTGTTCATTGCAACAACAACTGCAATCCAGGCACAATTTATACAAATCGGGGTTAAAGCAGGGGTTAACTTTGCTAACCAAACTGGAGGTTCTGACTTCAATGGGATTTCAGTTGATAAAGAAGGTATTACAAGTTACCATGCAGGTCTTGTGGCGGAACTAAAATTATTAGAAAAATTCTCAATTCAGCCAGAGCTTTTGTACACTACACAAGGAGCAGAATACAAAAGTGCTGTACAGGATTTTAAAAATGAAATGGGGTATATTGCTATTCCTGTAATGGCAAAAATCTACATGACTAAATCTCTTAGTTTAGAACTTGGCCCGCAAGCTTCATTCCTTGTAAGTAATAAAAAGGAATTTGATGCTGCAGATCCAAAAACATTTGACTTCTCTCTTAATGCAGGTTTAGGATTAAAAGTAGTTGGAGGTCTTTTTGTTCAGGCTCGTTACGGTATAGGTTTAACAGAAGTTTCGAAAGACGCTGACTTCAAAAACTCTGTATTCCAACTTTCAGCTGGATATATGTTCTAA
- a CDS encoding cation diffusion facilitator family transporter — protein sequence MTNEQKAVKATIFSIIGNTCLALIKGLAGFFGNSYALIADAIESTTDIFSSFLVLFGIKYSNKPADENHPYGHGRAEPLITFLVVGFLITSATIIGYESIANISTSHDLPKSWTLYVLGAIIIWKEYSFRVVMKRSKQTNSSSLAADAWHHRSDAITSVAAFVGISIALFMGKGYESADDWAALFAAFFILYNSYKIFRPALGEIMDENLNDDLVEEIRVVSLKVPGILGTEKCFIRKAGMRYHVDLHAIVSAKISVKEGHDLSHKLQDTLKEQIPQLGNVLIHIEPDDYHC from the coding sequence ATGACAAACGAACAAAAAGCTGTAAAAGCTACTATTTTTAGTATAATAGGAAATACCTGCCTGGCCCTTATAAAAGGTCTCGCAGGTTTTTTTGGCAATTCATACGCCTTGATTGCAGACGCGATCGAATCGACTACAGATATATTTTCGTCTTTTTTGGTCTTATTCGGAATTAAATATTCTAATAAACCCGCAGATGAAAACCATCCGTATGGTCATGGTCGTGCAGAACCTTTAATTACTTTTTTGGTGGTTGGGTTTTTAATTACTTCGGCAACTATTATTGGTTACGAAAGTATCGCCAATATCAGTACTTCTCACGATTTACCAAAATCATGGACGTTGTATGTTTTAGGCGCAATTATCATCTGGAAAGAATATTCGTTTCGGGTTGTAATGAAACGAAGCAAACAAACAAACAGTTCTTCTTTAGCGGCTGATGCATGGCATCATCGCAGCGATGCTATAACTTCTGTTGCGGCATTTGTTGGAATTTCAATTGCTTTGTTTATGGGAAAAGGTTACGAATCTGCAGATGACTGGGCTGCACTTTTTGCAGCATTTTTTATCTTGTATAACAGCTACAAAATTTTCAGGCCTGCACTTGGTGAAATCATGGATGAAAACCTAAACGATGATTTAGTCGAAGAAATTCGCGTTGTATCCTTAAAGGTTCCCGGAATTCTTGGAACAGAAAAATGTTTCATCAGAAAAGCCGGAATGCGTTACCATGTTGATCTTCATGCCATAGTTTCGGCTAAAATTTCGGTAAAAGAAGGACATGATTTGTCACATAAATTACAGGATACTTTAAAAGAACAAATTCCGCAGTTAGGAAATGTTTTGATACATATTGAACCGGATGATTATCATTGTTGA
- a CDS encoding alpha/beta hydrolase family protein, with the protein MKKILLLFIALIINNIQAQEVKTLTYFQNDTLKLDLDLYLPKKKAGEKIPLIMFAFGGGFSGGERTSEKEFGKFMAQNGYAVASISYSLYMKGKDFGCKGTLTEKIKAIQIGVSDMWQATSYLIENADKFNLDTSKIFISGISAGAEIGFHASFWDYKLMNLYKSNLPENFKYIGFIGGSGAIQDINLITKEKAIPMLLAHGNNDDTVPYAAGSHRSCPTNASGWLILFGSYAVYNHMQDLHKDIELITFCGGGHEFSGYLFHEGQQYVLDFVNDVLKGKKFQSHLIMPSKKGKGSEKYLFCE; encoded by the coding sequence ATGAAAAAAATCCTTTTACTTTTTATCGCACTTATAATCAACAATATTCAGGCACAGGAAGTTAAAACCCTTACTTATTTTCAAAACGACACTTTAAAACTAGATTTAGATTTATATCTGCCAAAGAAAAAAGCCGGAGAAAAAATCCCGTTGATTATGTTTGCTTTTGGAGGCGGATTTTCGGGAGGAGAGCGCACCAGCGAAAAAGAGTTCGGAAAATTTATGGCACAAAACGGTTATGCTGTTGCGAGTATATCATACAGCTTATACATGAAAGGAAAAGATTTTGGATGCAAAGGAACTTTAACCGAAAAAATAAAAGCAATCCAGATTGGTGTGAGCGATATGTGGCAGGCAACTTCTTATTTAATTGAAAATGCCGATAAATTCAATCTTGACACTTCAAAAATCTTTATTTCAGGAATTAGCGCCGGTGCCGAAATTGGTTTTCATGCCTCGTTCTGGGATTATAAACTCATGAATTTATATAAAAGTAATTTACCGGAAAACTTTAAATATATTGGTTTCATTGGAGGTTCGGGAGCAATTCAGGACATTAATTTGATTACCAAAGAAAAAGCAATTCCGATGTTATTAGCACACGGAAACAATGACGATACGGTTCCGTACGCTGCAGGTTCGCACCGCTCCTGCCCAACAAATGCTTCGGGCTGGCTGATTTTGTTTGGCTCTTATGCAGTTTACAATCACATGCAGGATTTACATAAAGACATCGAACTGATTACGTTCTGCGGAGGCGGACATGAATTCTCAGGTTATCTTTTTCATGAAGGACAGCAATATGTTCTGGATTTTGTAAATGATGTTTTAAAAGGAAAGAAATTTCAATCTCATTTGATTATGCCTTCTAAAAAAGGAAAAGGTTCTGAGAAGTATTTGTTTTGCGAATAG